CGCCGCTGGCAATACCGGCCGCGCGTTGCCGCGCACAGCCCAGTTGTTCGGCGGCACTGCTGTCTTCGTTGAGGAAGGCAAAGGGCTCGACTACCGCAGCGCCCTGCGCAACCGCCTGCCTCAGCTGCTGCGCCAGCGCGTCCAGCCCGCGCCAGTCGCACAGACGACGCTGCCAGTTGAGCAGCTGCGCGGTGATGTAGGGTTCGCCCGGCAGCAGCCGGTGCGCGTGCCGGTAGGCGTCAGCGGCCGCTTCGGGCTGGCCGGCGTCTTCCAGTGCATGGCCCAGCCACAATGCAATGCCCGGATGCTGCGGCACCAGGTTGGCCGCCTGCCGCAGCAGCGCGGCTGCTTCGTCGTGGCGGCCCTGCATCCAGCGGGTCCGGCCCAGCCGTGCCAGGGCCTCGGGATGGCCGGGGCGCAGCTGCAGCGCGCGTTGGGCAGCGAGGTCGCCGGCCCCGGTGTCCCCAGCTTCCAGCTCGGCATCGGCCAGCATCACCCAGGCAATGAAGTCCTGCGGCTGCCGTTGTACTGCCATGCGCAGCTGCGCGCGCTGCGGGTCCATGCTCACGCCCCGGCGGACAGCTGGGCCAGTTCGTCGGCCTGGTGTTCGTGGATCAGGCGTTCGACCAGGCCATCCATTTCGCCGGCGATGATGTTGGGCAGGTCGTACAGGGTCAGTCCTTCCACCCGGTGGTCGGTGATCCGACCCTGCGGGAAGCTGTAGGTCCGGATGCGCTGGCTGCGGTCGCCACTGCCGACCTGCAGGCGCCGGCTTTCCGCGGTCGCCGCAGCCTGCTTGCTGCGCTCGCTGTCGAGCAGCTGCGCCTTCAGCCGCTTCATCGCCTTGTCGCGGTTGGCGTGCTGGCTGCGTTCGGTCTGGCATTCCACTACCACGCCACTCGGCACGTGGGTAATCCGGATCGCCGACTCGGTCTTGTTGACGTGCTGGCCGCCCGCCCCGGAGGAGCGGAACGTGTCGACCTTCAGGTCGGCCGGGTTGATGACGATGTCATCGACCTCGTCGGCCTCGGGAATGATCGCCACGGTGGCCGCCGAGGTGTGGATGCGACCCTGCGATTCGGTGGCCGGCACGCGCTGCACGCGGTGGGTGCCCGACTCGAACTTGAGCTTGGAGTACGCGCCACGGCCCACCACGCGGGCCACGATCTCCTTGTAGCCGCCATGCTCGCCGGGGCTGTCCGATTCGATCTCGACCTTCCAGCCCTGGCGCTCGGCATAACGTGCGTACATGCGGAACAGGTCGCCGGCGAAGATCGCCGCCTCGTCGCCGCCGGTGCCGGCGCGCACTTCCAGGAACAGGTTGCCGTCATCGCGCGGGTCGCGCGGCACCAGCAGCAGGGCCAGGTCGTGGTCGAGCTGCTGCAGGCGCTCCTGCGCGGCGGCGATTTCCTCGTCGGCCAGCTCGCGCAGGTCGGGGTCGGCACGCATGGCCTCGGCCGCCGCCAGGTCGGCCAGCGCACGCGCTTCGTCGGCCAGGGCAGTGGCGATCGGCTGCAGCTGCGCGAACTCGCGCGAAAAATTGCGGAAGCGCTCGTTGTCGCCGACCACGTCCGGGTCGGCCAGCAGGCGTTCAAGTTCTTCGCGGCGCTCGGCCAGCGCTTCCAGCTTACGGCGCAGGGTCGGCGTCATCGGTCCTCTCAACAGCGTGGTGGTAGCCCGGCTTGGCCGGGAACAGGCGCTCGGCGGCGCGGGTCAGCTCAGTATCGCCGCTGAGCGCGGCCGCGCGCAGCGCGGCGGTCGGCGGATGCAGCAGGCGGTTGGTCAGGCCGTGCGCGAGCAGCTCCAGCACTTCTTCCGGCGACTTGCCGTGCGCCAGCTGCTGGCGGGCCTTGTCCAGCATCTCCACCCGGGTCGCTTCGCCATAGGCGCGCAGCTGCCGCAGTGGCGCCTGGTGCGCGCTGGCCTGCTGGGTCTCGACAAAGCGCGACACCTGCAGCTCGATGATCGCTTCGGCTTCGGCGGCGGCCTCGCGACGACTGCGGCGGTTG
This portion of the Stenotrophomonas aracearum genome encodes:
- the prfA gene encoding peptide chain release factor 1 translates to MTPTLRRKLEALAERREELERLLADPDVVGDNERFRNFSREFAQLQPIATALADEARALADLAAAEAMRADPDLRELADEEIAAAQERLQQLDHDLALLLVPRDPRDDGNLFLEVRAGTGGDEAAIFAGDLFRMYARYAERQGWKVEIESDSPGEHGGYKEIVARVVGRGAYSKLKFESGTHRVQRVPATESQGRIHTSAATVAIIPEADEVDDIVINPADLKVDTFRSSGAGGQHVNKTESAIRITHVPSGVVVECQTERSQHANRDKAMKRLKAQLLDSERSKQAAATAESRRLQVGSGDRSQRIRTYSFPQGRITDHRVEGLTLYDLPNIIAGEMDGLVERLIHEHQADELAQLSAGA